The following proteins come from a genomic window of Malus domestica chromosome 02, GDT2T_hap1:
- the LOC103406262 gene encoding growth-regulating factor 9 — translation MEDGIMRREKEEREEVKLGLGIGVGCNYGDQNGKKKKMKCGGGGGGVGGGCGGGFTAVQLHELEEQALIYKHLAAGVPVPVQLLVPIWNSVAASFGSSNAAAIYQHFPTFIGFNPVGGFDYRSKMDPEPGRCRRTDGKKWRCSKSVVPGQKYCQQHMHRGCQRSRKHVETSETSSPSSAKQPKNTDAELCSSKTNLRISTPNGLHLKAQSSDNIGVSQGTTNASSGYQECKTNIRSVTTTSVAMIPANRTATSPASAVTIAHAGPTAATNSSSNKNSISIGVKEYSSNHAGDNCMIRGSSLNRNSTIVGSTISPGLGFSPKSVLQGRQMTFLISNGVCFNNSSGTELEPRRCRRTDGKKWRCRRDVLPDQKYCGLHVHRGAKRQTKDSQPIGVPSSSVASMNTAQISQTTSTTKKTDRAIPNTNLSMSIPARPPPMQNDEKSNSSGDSDTTITDTSLAAYEGSYVSS, via the exons ATGGAGGATGGAATtatgaggagagagaaagaggagagagaagaggtGAAACTTGGACTTGGTATTGGGGTTGGTTGTAATTATGGTGATCAGaacgggaagaagaagaagatgaagtgtggtggcggtggtggtggtgttggtggtggttgtggtggtgggtTTACGGCTGTGCAGCTGCATGAGCTGGAGGAACAAGCGCTTATCTATAAGCACTTAGCTGCCGGGGTACCAGTGCCGGTTCAGCTTTTGGTTCCAATATGGAACAGTGTGGCTGCCTCTTTTGGCTCCTCAAATGCTGCTGCTATCTATCAGCACTTCCCCACCT TTATAGGATTCAATCCTGTGGGGGGCTTTGACTATCGAAGTAAAATGGATCCTGAGCCGGGAAGGTGCAGAAGAACAGATGGAAAGAAATGGAGGTGTAGTAAGAGTGTAGTTCCTGGTCAGAAATACTGTCAGCAACACATGCACAGAGGCTGCCAGCGTTCAAGAAAGCATGTGGAAACTTCTGAAACGTCTTCTCCTTCCAGCGCAAAACAACCCAAGAATACAGATGCTGAGTTGTGCAGTTCAAAGACAAACCTTCGGATTTCAACTCCGAATGGCCTTCATCTTAAGGCCCAATCCTCGGATAATATTGGTGTCAGCCAAGGTACAACCAATGCCTCCAGTGGCTATCAAGAATGTAAGACAAACATCCGATCTGTTACAACTACATCCGTTGCCATGATACCTGCCAATAGAACTGCTACATCCCCTGCTTCTGCAGTCACTATTGCACATGCTGGACCAACCGCTGCCACCAACAGCAGTAGCAACAAAAATAGCATCAGCATTGGTGTAAAAGAATATAGTAGCAACCATGCTGGTGACAATTGCATGATCAGAGGAAGCAGCCTCAACAGAAATAGCACCATTGTTGGTAGTACTATATCACCAGGATTGGGCTTCTCCCCGAAGAGCGTTCTTCAGGGTAGACAAATGA CTTTTCTAATTTCCAATGGCGTATGCTTCAACAATAGTAGCGGGACAGAGCTTGAACCAAGGAGGTGTAGGAGAACGGATGGAAAGAAGTGGCGCTGCAGAAGGGATGTTCTTCCTGACCAGAAGTATTGTGGTCTGCATGTCCACAGAGGAGCAAAGAGGCAAACGAAAGACTCCCAGCCAATTGGTGTTCCTTCTAGTTCAGTTGCTTCCATGAACACTGCTCAGATCTCTCAGACGACATCCACTACCAAAAAAACTGATCGTGCAATCCCCAATACAAATCTCAGCATGTCCATCCCAGCAAGGCCCCCACCGATGCAAAATGATGAAAAAAGCAATTCAAGCGGAGATAGTGACACGACCATTACAGACACCAGCCTTGCTGCTTACGAGGGTAGTTATGTTTCATCATAA